Proteins from a single region of Fibrobacter sp. UWB5:
- a CDS encoding carbohydrate-binding protein: protein MFEMSSRILAILCGFAVCASAAVDQCKPIGWATRSGRTSTPFEVTGGGNATPITVTTFADLQKYAKDSSPRVIYIDGTLGSGWSGTTGDRLNITGSNKTIIGLKPGTLLKAPIHISKASNIIVRNIVIQGPGSNADQAWDNLTIENDGSKNIWIDHCEFWDGQDGNADVVKGADNVTFTWCIFGYKKKSTHNLSNLIGSSDNEPVSEGKLNVTYMFNWWKAANQRKPRCRYGNVHVVNNLLTGDASVTGGTDVLGVSAGHMCRVRTERNVFINEANPIYTGNANGTGVNEVIDNIFTNCSGNTKGTGTSFTPPYDYTGFMLPASEVEAAVKANAGATLKSPTECDANYVEPPPPTPDKQYQAEKGSITGGVSESSNSGFHGDGYVNFDKGGSVVVPVKVDAAGQYKLEIDFANGSGEARSLAVSAGLDTATASFKATGAWSAWNTQEVLVSLAAGENAVKFATVGGNDGPNIDQFDVTLVKAQVVSPDTSKKDTTVRDTSSGDTTKTAIPMLSGLSLQQGAYSVSVYATDGKFVRKTENVTQAMLRDMRELTAGLPAGVYLVRVTAPGVSRSYFTAVK from the coding sequence ATGTTTGAAATGTCTTCCAGAATTTTGGCTATTCTGTGTGGGTTCGCGGTTTGCGCGTCCGCCGCGGTGGACCAGTGTAAGCCCATCGGCTGGGCGACCCGTTCGGGCCGTACGTCGACCCCCTTCGAAGTGACCGGAGGCGGTAACGCAACCCCCATTACGGTAACGACATTCGCCGATTTGCAAAAATACGCGAAGGATTCCTCGCCGCGAGTTATCTACATCGATGGTACCCTCGGTAGCGGCTGGAGCGGCACGACCGGCGACCGCCTGAATATTACCGGCTCCAACAAGACGATTATCGGCCTTAAACCGGGAACGCTCTTGAAGGCTCCCATCCACATCAGCAAGGCCTCGAATATCATTGTCCGCAACATCGTTATCCAGGGCCCGGGCAGCAACGCCGACCAGGCGTGGGACAACCTCACCATCGAAAATGACGGCTCCAAGAACATCTGGATAGACCACTGCGAATTCTGGGACGGGCAAGATGGCAACGCCGACGTGGTGAAGGGCGCTGACAATGTAACGTTTACGTGGTGCATATTCGGCTACAAGAAAAAGAGTACGCACAACCTCTCGAACCTTATCGGCAGTTCCGACAACGAGCCCGTAAGCGAGGGCAAGCTGAATGTGACCTACATGTTCAACTGGTGGAAGGCTGCAAACCAGCGTAAACCGCGTTGCCGCTACGGAAACGTGCACGTGGTAAACAACCTTTTGACGGGCGATGCAAGCGTCACGGGCGGTACCGACGTGCTGGGTGTTTCGGCAGGCCACATGTGCCGTGTGCGTACCGAACGGAATGTGTTCATCAACGAGGCTAACCCGATTTATACTGGCAACGCGAACGGTACGGGCGTGAACGAGGTCATCGACAACATCTTTACGAACTGCTCGGGCAACACGAAGGGCACGGGAACGTCGTTTACGCCGCCCTACGATTACACAGGCTTCATGCTGCCGGCAAGCGAGGTGGAAGCCGCCGTGAAGGCGAACGCGGGGGCGACACTCAAGAGCCCTACGGAATGTGATGCGAACTATGTGGAGCCGCCGCCTCCGACTCCCGATAAGCAGTACCAGGCCGAAAAGGGCTCCATTACGGGCGGTGTTTCCGAAAGCAGCAACTCGGGTTTTCACGGCGACGGATACGTGAACTTTGACAAGGGCGGAAGCGTGGTCGTGCCCGTGAAAGTGGATGCTGCGGGCCAGTACAAGCTCGAAATTGATTTCGCTAACGGCTCGGGCGAGGCGCGCAGTCTTGCCGTAAGTGCGGGACTCGACACCGCGACCGCGTCGTTCAAGGCGACGGGGGCGTGGAGCGCCTGGAATACGCAGGAAGTTCTCGTGAGTCTTGCCGCGGGCGAAAATGCGGTTAAGTTCGCGACCGTCGGCGGCAATGACGGCCCGAATATCGACCAGTTCGATGTAACGCTTGTGAAGGCGCAGGTGGTTTCGCCGGACACCTCGAAGAAGGATACGACTGTTCGAGATACAAGCTCGGGCGATACGACCAAGACGGCCATCCCGATGCTTTCGGGCTTGTCGCTCCAGCAGGGGGCATACAGCGTGAGTGTCTATGCGACCGACGGAAAGTTTGTTCGTAAAACGGAAAATGTCACGCAGGCGATGCTCCGCGACATGCGTGAACTGACCGCAGGCCTTCCCGCGGGCGTGTATCTGGTACGCGTTACCGCTCCGGGCGTAAGCAGGAGCTATTTTACCGCAGTAAAATAG